In a single window of the Candidatus Methylomirabilota bacterium genome:
- a CDS encoding gamma-butyrobetaine hydroxylase-like domain-containing protein, translating into MTIKGLLPILGQGNPGEPKDVHLVGRYAIGVTWADGHSSIFPFDRLRQDDPAAAGTEPAPLTETMAWPREIKRLPDALRVIWADGHESLYPYGVLRGLCRCAGCTGGH; encoded by the coding sequence ATGACGATCAAGGGTCTGTTGCCGATTCTCGGTCAGGGCAATCCGGGCGAGCCGAAGGACGTCCACCTGGTGGGCCGGTACGCCATCGGCGTCACGTGGGCCGACGGGCACTCGAGCATCTTTCCCTTCGACCGCCTGCGGCAGGACGATCCCGCCGCGGCCGGCACCGAGCCCGCGCCACTCACCGAGACGATGGCCTGGCCGCGCGAGATCAAGCGGCTGCCCGACGCGCTTCGCGTGATCTGGGCCGACGGGCACGAGAGCCTCTATCCCTATGGGGTCCTGCGAGGGCTGTGCCGCTGCGCGGGCTGCACGGGGGGCCATTGA
- a CDS encoding carboxymuconolactone decarboxylase family protein produces MFHLHEKNAERKRLAGLVAKSTMRVPAAFSEVGKHVFADGALSKKHKELTALAVAISQNCFD; encoded by the coding sequence ATGTTCCATCTGCACGAGAAGAATGCGGAGCGGAAGCGCCTGGCCGGTCTCGTCGCCAAGAGCACGATGCGGGTGCCCGCCGCGTTCAGCGAGGTCGGCAAGCATGTCTTCGCCGACGGCGCGCTCAGCAAGAAGCACAAGGAGCTCACCGCCCTCGCGGTGGCCATCTCGCAGAACTGCTTCGACTGA
- a CDS encoding PPOX class F420-dependent oxidoreductase, giving the protein MVTIPDAFKDVLTKKKAFAALATVGADGAPQVTPVWFDWDGTHLRFNTAKGRVKDKNMRRTPKVALAIMDPDNPYRYLQIRGRIAETTEAGADAHIDSLAKKYTGVDKYQHRRPGEVRVIYKVVPERVQVMG; this is encoded by the coding sequence ATGGTGACGATTCCCGATGCGTTCAAGGACGTCCTGACGAAGAAGAAGGCCTTCGCCGCCCTCGCCACCGTGGGCGCCGATGGCGCGCCGCAGGTCACGCCGGTGTGGTTCGACTGGGACGGCACGCACCTCCGCTTCAATACCGCCAAGGGCCGGGTGAAGGACAAGAACATGCGCCGCACGCCGAAAGTGGCGCTCGCGATCATGGATCCCGACAATCCCTACCGCTACCTCCAGATCCGCGGCCGCATCGCCGAGACGACGGAGGCGGGAGCGGACGCCCACATCGACTCGCTGGCCAAGAAGTACACGGGGGTGGACAAGTACCAGCACCGCCGGCCGGGCGAGGTACGCGTGATCTACAAGGTCGTGCCCGAGCGCGTCCAGGTGATGGGCTGA